In the genome of Drosophila yakuba strain Tai18E2 chromosome 3R, Prin_Dyak_Tai18E2_2.1, whole genome shotgun sequence, one region contains:
- the LOC6537097 gene encoding inhibitor of nuclear factor kappa-B kinase subunit beta, whose product MVLWGNWERCEKLGQGGFGEVIHWRNRTTGREIATKHIKELESLGADQQAKLSERWNKELNWSRQFQYFPHIVAGVILDNEDPAFLSYLNAMHTLPVIVLEYCNGGDVRKRLQSQENANGLTEFEVRQILGALRQALHFLHSQCGICHRDLKPDNIVIQRGTDGKKVYKLTDFGLARGTPDQTMVQSVVGTRHYFAPEVVATGCYNSAVDYWSLGIIAYELATGELPFIPHQTPKNILVNLMNKPAECIAITEDPENSSRFVNQFELPQEHHLSVPWAAKFTKWLRNPLNSNYKERGQLATDEVQSVPVVFAELDKLLNMKVLTIFAVNYCKRLEYAVSEEMTMKDLIGLIIKDTGMDGKDLYSVLPTSHPHKKITPESPPLQLYVEEWSDTSKDSQKWNRRSNPPVMLYIFQGKEECDYSEPQVHLSILARKFIANKIKSGERWLQKRVVLDIHHMLTKEQANYEMFVSAINERALSLEDEMIENSFIDSIDMQRHIISFAYEQLISLQKEAQAKIPSFQLNRSVQLEKLTHNYDAIIQISKSIRSHLDASLRGAQSMVKSTSQLLKGVYEKDLFDCTRFYKEYLCNGAIISPSGLKKVAEQFATTRSQLYNKGEARSLSKSIDRLHYLYYKSKESVPALLQKFCDIKKEIFELHLQMLMPAPVIQYPILQLSSAMDRLTMSSSLPSSGPFDSLGTVNAIEEAERINKMLVREMDIDHY is encoded by the exons ATGGTCTTGTGGGGGAACTGGGAGCGGTGCGAGAAATTGGGCCAGGGCGGATTTGGGGAAGTGATCCACTGGCGAAACCGGACTACGGGCCGTGAAATTG CCACCAAGCACATCAAGGAGTTGGAGTCCCTGGGTGCCGATCAGCAAGCCAAGCTTAGCGAGCGTTGGAACAAGGAGTTAAACTGGTCCCGCCAGTTTCAATACTTTCCCCACATTGTGGCTGGCGTGATCCTGGACAACGAGGATCCGGCATTTTTAAGCTACTTGAATGCCATGCACACATTGCCTGTGATTGTGTTGGAATACTGTAACGGAGGAGACGTGAGGAAGCGTCTACAAAGCCAGGAGAATGCTAATGGTCTAACGGAATTTGAGGTGCGACAGATCCTGGGCGCCCTACGCCAGGCCCTGCATTTCCTGCACTCGCAGTGTGGGATTTGCCACCGAGATTTGAAGCCGGACAACATAGTAATCCAGCGGGGAACTGATGGGAAGAAGGTCTATAAACTTACTGATTTTGGACTCGCTCGAGGAACTCCCGACCAGACCATGGTGCAGAGCGTGGTAGGCACCCGACACTACTTCGCCCCAGAAGTGGTGGCGACGGGTTGTTACAACTCGGCCGTGGACTACTGGTCCCTCGGAATAATTGCCTACGAGCTGGCCACTGGTGAGCTGCCTTTCATTCCCcatcaaactccaaaaaacattttagtcAATCTGATGAATAAGCCCGCCGAATGCATTGCTATCACGGAGGATCCAGAGAATAGTAGTCGTTTTGTAAATCAGTTCGAACTGCCACAGGAGCATCATTTGTCGGTGCCCTGGGCTGCTAAGTTCACAAAATGGTTACGCAATCCGCTTAACTCAAACTACAAGGAACGCGGCCAACTAGCAACTGATGAGGTACAATCAGTTCCAGTCGTCTTCGCTGAGCTGGACAAACTTCTCAATATGAAGGTGCTAACTATTTTTGCTGTTAACTACTGCAAACGACTTGAATATGCTGTCTCGGAGGAGATGACTATGAAGGATCTAATTGGCTTGATTATCAAGGACACCGGAATGGACGGAAAAGACCTGTACTCCGTGCTGCCCACTTCCCATCCGCACAAAAAGATTACGCCTGAAAGTCCGCCTTTGCAATTGTATGTGGAGGAGTGGAGTGACACAAGTAAAGACTCACAAAAGTGGAATAGGCGTAGCAATCCACCTGTGATGCTGTACATATTTCAGGGCAAGGAAGAGTGTGACTACAGTGAACCACAAGTCCATCTATCAATTCTCGCTCGGAAGTTTATTGCAAACAAGATTAAGTCGGGGGAGAGATGGCTGCAAAAACGTGTGGTCTTGGATATACACCACATGCTTACCAAGGAGCAAGCTAACTATGAAATGTTTGTGTCAGCAATAAACGAGCGTGCGCTGTCACTGGAAGACGAAATGATCGAAAATTCGTTCATAGATAGCATCGATATGCAGCGTCACATAATCTCTTTTGCCTACGAGCAGCTTATAAGTTTGCAAAAAGAAGCCCAAGCTAAGATCCCGTCCTTTCAG CTTAACAGAAGCGTACAATTGGAGAAGCTTACGCATAATTACGATGCCATTATACAAATTTCAAAATCCATTAGGTCTCACTTGGACGCTTCCTTGCGGGGAGCCCAAAGCATGGTTAAAAGCACTAGTCAACTACTAAAGGGGGTGTACGAGAAAGATCTATTCGATTG CACTCGATTTTATAAGGAATATCTCTGCAATGGCGCGATAATTTCACCGTCAGGTTTGAAGAAGGTCGCCGAGCAGTTCGCAACCACTCGTTCTCAGTTATATAACAAGGGCGAGGCTAGATCCCTGTCCAAGTCTATCGATCGCCTGCACTACCTTTATTATAAAAGCAAAGAGTCCGTACCGGCCCTCTTACAAAAATTTTGCGACATCAAGAAGGAGATATTTGAGCTTCACTTGCAGATGTTGATGCCAGCCCCTGTCATACAATATCCGATTCTTCAGCTAAGCTCAGCGATGGACCGCCTTACTATGAGCTCTAGCTTACCCAGCTCGGGTCCATTTGACTCTTTAGGCACGGTAAACGCTATCGAAGAGGCTGAAAGGATTAACAAGAT GCTTGTTCGTGAAATGGACATTGATCACTATTAG
- the LOC6537098 gene encoding protein takeout → MNQFSLTGLLLVLGVVLHIEWTTAKPQAKKTDQLPSFLKVCHRNAPDLDTCARESYEALRPRLMEGIPELYIPAMEPLVVPQVKMDQDSGAIYLHSVYRNVKVTGISRHTVNELRLEPSKLKFIVSLTFPKLHMESDYSIKGKIMMMPLLGDGHCNVDLVNITMRTELIGQEYKKNGANFLKINTVTVKYELSDVHIHLDNLFNGDKALGDRMNEFLNENWKALADEVRPLMTKALVDILRASVDKLFASFSYDDLLPK, encoded by the exons ATGAACCAATTCAGTTTGACGGGCTTGCTTTTGGTCCTAGGAGTAGTACTACATATAGAGTGGACAACAGCCAAACCTCAGGCGAAAAAGACGGATCAGCTGC CATCTTTTCTTAAGGTATGCCATCGCAATGCACCCGACCTAGACACTTGCGCTCGGGAATCTTATGAAGCACTGCGTCCACGTCTTATGGAGGGTATTCCTGAGCTGTATATACCGGCCATGGAGCCACTGGTTGTTCCTCAGGTCAAGATGGACCAGGACTCCGGGGCCATCTACTTGCACTCGGTGTACCGAAACGTCAAAGTCACAGGCATCTCGAGGCACACGGTCAATGAGCTGCGCCTGGAGCCTTCAAAACTAAAGTTCATTGTGTCTCTGACCTTCCCAAAGCTGCATATGGAATCGGACTACAGCATTAAG GGAAAAATTATGATGATGCCACTTCTGGGCGATGGCCACTGCAATGTGGATTTGG TTAACATCACCATGCGAACCGAGCTGATTGGACAGGAGTACAAAAAGAATGGAGCAAACTTCTTGAAGATCAACACTGTGACGGTCAAGTACGAGCTATCTGATGTCCACATTCATCTGGATAACCTTTTCAACGGGGACAAGGCATTGGGCGATCGCATGAACGAGTTCCTCAACGAGAACTGGAAGGCCCTGGCCGATGAAGTGCGTCCGTTGATGACCAAGGCGCTGGTGGATATTTTGAGGGCCTCCGTGGATAAATTGTTTGCTTCCTTTAGCTACGATGATCTGCTGCCCAAGTAA
- the LOC6537099 gene encoding circadian clock-controlled protein daywake: MASTSYWKLAVSLSVFGSICLIPGSHGAYTREIVNDKLPLQERPPWLQTCKRSNPNEDKCFRQLFEGCFPALAAGIPEIGVKSFEPLNIDQVSVSKGSGNLVLSGGFQDLVIRGPSNATVRRASLDLERRLLNFELELPRLRIRAKYNLKGNILLLPLVGNGDVAMALKNVHTTVYTRISLRNETRTGDEIIHIDEMKVGFDVGAMRIHLKNLFNGNEILAASINSFLNQNGKEVIAELRPDLELGLADIFHGLWNNVFSKMPTKLWLV; the protein is encoded by the exons ATGGCTAGCACATCATACTGGAAGTTGGCCGTTAGCTTGAGCGTTTTCGGTTCTATCTGCCTGATACCAGGCTCCCACGGGGCGTATACTCGCGAAATTGTTAACGACAAGCTGCCGTTGCAGGAGAGGC CCCCGTGGCTGCAGACGTGCAAACGCTCTAATCCGAATGAGGACAAGTGCTTTCGGCAACTCTTCGAGGGATGCTTTCCGGCACTAGCCGCCGGAATTCCGGAGATCGGGGTAAAGAGTTTCGAGCCCCTAAACATTGACCAGGTGTCGGTGTCCAAGGGCAGTGGCAACCTCGTGCTCTCGGGAGGATTTCAGGACCTGGTCATCCGGGGACCGTCTAACGCGACTGTGCGACGAGCCAG CTTGGATCTTGAGCGGCGCCTGCTAAACTTCGAGCTGGAGCTACCAAGGCTTAGAATCCGGGCCAAGTACAACCTGAAGGGAAATATCCTACTTTTACCTCTTGTGGGCAATGGAGACGTGGCTATGGCGCTGAAGAACGTACACACAACCGTGTACACAAGGATCTCTCTACGGAACGAGACTCGTACGGGCGACGAGATCATCCATATAGATGAAATGAAGGTGGGCTTCGATGTGGGCGCCATGAGAATCCACCTAAAGAATCTATTCAACGGAAACGAAATTCTGGCGGCATCGATTAACTCGTTTCTCAATCAAAACGGCAAAGAGGTGATAGCGGAGCTGCGTCCAGACTTGGAACTGGGACTGGCGGACATCTTTCATGGACTGTGGAACAATGTCTTCTCCAAGATGCCCACCAAACTTTGGCTGGTTTAG